A stretch of DNA from Paenibacillus sp. FSL W8-0186:
GCCCGGCATTTACGGCATCGTCTCCGGCTATACAGGCGGCCATACGGCAAACCCTACCTATGAAGAGGTCTGCTCTAATCGCACCGGACATTATGAAGCGGTGCAAATTGCTTTTGACCCCTCTGTGTTCCCGTACCGGAAGCTGCTGGAACTGTTCTGGCAGCAAATTGACCCGACCGATGAGGGCGGTCAGTTCCATGACCGTGGAGATTCGTACCGAACGGCGATTTTCTATCATACGGAGGAACAGCGCCAGGAAGCCGAGGCGTCCAAACTGGCGCTGGAGCAAAGCGGAAGGTTTGCAAAACCGATCGTGACAGCCATTCTGCCGGCTGCGCCATTCTACCCTGCAGAGGATTACCATCAGCAATACCATAAGAAAAATCCTGCCCATTACCGAAGATACCGCAAGGGTTCGGGACGGGAGGACTTTATCGAGCGGCACTGGTCGGGCCCGGCCAACAAAGAGGAACTGCAGAAGCGCCTGACCCCGATTCAATATGAAGTGACCCAGAACAACGGCACGGAAAGACCGTTCACCGGCGAATATTGGGATAACGAGGCTGATGGCATCTATGTCGACATCGTGTCCGGCGAGCCGCTGTTCAGCTCCAGGGATAAATATGACGCCGGCTGCGGCTGGCCGAGCTTCACGCGACCTTTGCGATCATACAGTATCAAGGAAAAACTGGATACAAGCCATTTCATGATCCGTACCGAAGTCCGCAGCCGCGAGGGCGATTCCCATTTAGGCCATGTATTCGACGACGGTCCGGAACCAACCGGTCTGCGCTACTGCATCAATTCGGCGGCACTCCGCTTCATCCCTAAGGAGGAGCTTGTACAGGAAGGATACGGAGAGTACCTCTACCTGTTCGAAGAGTCCGGGCAGTCCGGCAGCGATGAATAATAAACCGTGTTAGCGTGTGTCTGAATCAGGGTAATGAATATAGAA
This window harbors:
- the msrA gene encoding peptide-methionine (S)-S-oxide reductase MsrA; this translates as MSTTPTSNRELATFAGGCFWCMVSPFEELPGIYGIVSGYTGGHTANPTYEEVCSNRTGHYEAVQIAFDPSVFPYRKLLELFWQQIDPTDEGGQFHDRGDSYRTAIFYHTEEQRQEAEASKLALEQSGRFAKPIVTAILPAAPFYPAEDYHQQYHKKNPAHYRRYRKGSGREDFIERHWSGPANKEELQKRLTPIQYEVTQNNGTERPFTGEYWDNEADGIYVDIVSGEPLFSSRDKYDAGCGWPSFTRPLRSYSIKEKLDTSHFMIRTEVRSREGDSHLGHVFDDGPEPTGLRYCINSAALRFIPKEELVQEGYGEYLYLFEESGQSGSDE